The following are encoded in a window of Candidatus Latescibacterota bacterium genomic DNA:
- the accD gene encoding acetyl-CoA carboxylase, carboxyltransferase subunit beta — MSWLTRAKRGIKTWRKKDVPDGLWEKCPSCGEILYRKELDRQLSVCKKCDFHFRINAPTYLDILADDSTFSEMDTAIVSGDPLEFKDSKKYRDRIKAAVKKTGRNSAIMTGTAEIGGRPAVLAIMDFSFMGGSMGSVVGEKIVRAVKKAVEERRPLVIVTASGGARMQESILSLMQMSKTSAAIASLSRARLPYIAILTNPTTGGVAASFAFQGDIIIAEPKAMIGFAGPRVIRETTGEELPEGFQRSEFLLDHGMIDIVASRQKLKATLVYILDSLMSGATARVEEDNQENDRKTISLIW; from the coding sequence ATGAGCTGGCTTACAAGGGCCAAACGGGGAATAAAGACCTGGCGAAAAAAGGACGTTCCGGACGGCCTGTGGGAGAAGTGCCCCTCATGCGGAGAGATACTTTACCGCAAAGAACTGGACCGGCAACTTTCCGTCTGCAAGAAATGCGATTTTCATTTCAGGATAAATGCTCCGACCTATCTGGACATCCTTGCCGATGACTCTACCTTCTCCGAGATGGATACTGCGATAGTCTCCGGTGATCCCCTCGAATTCAAGGACAGCAAGAAATACAGGGACCGGATCAAGGCCGCCGTCAAGAAGACAGGCAGAAATTCCGCAATAATGACTGGGACAGCTGAAATAGGCGGACGTCCCGCAGTCCTGGCTATTATGGATTTTTCCTTCATGGGTGGAAGTATGGGGTCTGTGGTCGGCGAGAAGATAGTAAGAGCGGTGAAAAAAGCGGTCGAGGAAAGGCGTCCCCTGGTGATCGTTACGGCCTCAGGGGGGGCGAGGATGCAGGAATCGATCCTGTCCCTCATGCAGATGTCGAAGACCTCTGCCGCCATCGCGAGCTTGTCGCGCGCGCGGCTGCCGTACATAGCCATACTCACAAATCCCACGACGGGGGGAGTAGCAGCCTCATTCGCGTTCCAGGGTGATATAATAATCGCTGAACCGAAAGCGATGATAGGTTTCGCGGGACCAAGGGTCATCAGGGAGACAACGGGCGAAGAACTTCCCGAGGGTTTCCAGCGCTCCGAGTTTCTGCTCGATCACGGTATGATAGATATTGTAGCCAGCCGCCAGAAGTTGAAAGCGACTCTTGTCTATATTCTAGACAGCCTTATGAG